In the genome of Campylobacter avium LMG 24591, the window GCATCATTTTGCTTATTTGCCAAATTTATTTTATTTATTTTAAGTCATTTTTGGATATAATTAACATTTTTTAAGGATTGATTATGAGTGATTTTTTTAAAGGAAAAACCCTGGTAATAAGTGGCGGAACTAGGGGTATTGGTAAGGCTATAGTCTATGAATTTGCTAAGGCTGGAGTAAATATAGCCTTTACTTATAATGCCAATGAAGAGCTCGCTAAGGAGATTACAAAAGATTTAGAGAGTAACTACAAGATAAAAGCAAGGGCTTATCCTTTCAATATCTTAGAGCCCGAAAGCTACAAAGAGCTTTTTGAAGAGATAGATAAGGACTTTGACCGCGTGGACTTTTTCATATCAAATGCCATTATCTCCGGTCGTGCTGTTGTTGGTGGTTACACTAAATTTATGAAACTAAAACCAAGGGGTATAAACAATATCTTCACAGCAACAGTTAATGCTTTCGTAGTAGGTGCTCAACAAGCTGCAAAAAGAATGGAAGCTGTGGGTGGCGGAAGTATTATTTCTATCTCATCTACCGGAAATTTAGTTCATATAGAAAATTACGCAGG includes:
- a CDS encoding enoyl-ACP reductase, with the translated sequence MSDFFKGKTLVISGGTRGIGKAIVYEFAKAGVNIAFTYNANEELAKEITKDLESNYKIKARAYPFNILEPESYKELFEEIDKDFDRVDFFISNAIISGRAVVGGYTKFMKLKPRGINNIFTATVNAFVVGAQQAAKRMEAVGGGSIISISSTGNLVHIENYAGHGTAKAAVEAMARYAATELGDKNIRVNVVSGGPIETDALRAFTNYEEVKQATINLSPLNRMGQPQDLAGACLFLCSDKASWVTGHTFIVDGGTTFK